A window from Cryptomeria japonica chromosome 1, Sugi_1.0, whole genome shotgun sequence encodes these proteins:
- the LOC131068209 gene encoding nuclear transcription factor Y subunit B-1, translated as MADNYGSPDSSPRSDNESGGHVGGHNDYSIKEQDRFLPIANVGRIMKKALPANGKVSKDAKETVQECVSEFISFITGEASDKCQREKRKTINGDDLLWAMSTLGFEEYVEPLKIYLHKYREMEGEKVSMAKQGDHQSKDANGSENPNPNSNPNANFSPNYNRSYSSASPKVQAVPQFMQQQAVAYGQPPGGVMYAHMMPYNMAAPNSSGGTSSSNTPGGTQQQPHQHQPHRGQW; from the coding sequence ATGGCAGACAATTATGGCTCACCCGACAGCAGCCCTCGCTCGGACAACGAATCGGGCGGGCATGTTGGGGGGCATAATGACTATTCGATCAAAGAGCAGGACCGTTTCTTGCCCATAGCCAACGTGGGTCGTATAATGAAAAAAGCCTTGCCTGCAAACGGGAAAGTTTCTAAAGATGCCAAGGAAACTGTGCAAGAATGTGTTTCTGAATTCATCAGCTTCATCACCGGGGAGGCCTCGGATAAGTGCCAGCGCGAGAAGAGGAAGACGATCAATGGCGACGATTTGCTGTGGGCCATGAGCACCTTGGGGTTTGAAGAGTACGTAGAGCCCTTGAAGATTTACCTGCACAAGTacagagagatggagggagagaaggTGTCTATGGCCAAGCAGGGTGATCATCAGTCCAAGGATGCCAATGGCTCtgaaaaccctaatcctaactctaaccctaatgcTAATTTTAGCCCCAATTATAATCGCAGTTACAGTAGTGCTTCCCCCAAGGTCCAGGCCGTGCCTCAATTTATGCAACAGCAAGCAGTGGCTTATGGGCAGCCCCCAGGCGGAGTCATGTATGCTCATATGATGCCTTATAATATGGCCGCCCCCAATAGCTCTGGGGGGACTAGTAGCAGTAACACCCCTGGTGGAACGCAGCAGCAGCCGCATCAGCATCAACCCCACAGGGGCCAATGGTAG